The nucleotide window CCGGTGTTCCTGGAGCAACGCCTGCCGATCGGCCTCCTTGAGAATGCCCATCAACTGGGAGAACGACTCAGCCGGCTCACCGCCGATCTGATGCTGGAGGCGATGCCAGCCATCGAGGCGGCTGGACCAGGGCCGGAAGCAGATCGTTGGTCGCGACTCAACGTGCGCCAACAACCAGACCAGGGCACCTACGCCCGCATGCTTACCAAAGACGACGTTCAATTGACCTGGAGTGATCCAGCTCTAACAACCCATCGAAAGGTGATGGGTTTGTATCCGGGAGCCGTCACGGTCTGGAAGGATCGCCGCCTGAAGGTACTGGCAACGGAACCGCTGATCGAGCGTCTCAAGGATGCACTGTCTGAAGACGCCCGCGCCTTGGTGGGGCGTTGGAGCACCGGTGCGCATTCCCCCGGCCAGGTTCTTCACTGCTCTGGTTCAGGGCTGGTGGTGAGTACCAGTGGCTGTCCAATCCTGATTCGTGAAGCCCAACTGGAGGGGAAGGCCAGAAGCAGCGGGCAGACTCTGATCCAACAGCTCCAGGCAGTCCCTGGA belongs to Synechococcus sp. WH 7805 and includes:
- the fmt gene encoding methionyl-tRNA formyltransferase yields the protein MALNILFWGTPAYAVPTLDTLHKAGHQIVGVVTQPDRRRGRGKQLVASPVKARAQELGCPVFTPEKIRRDPECQQELNALGADVSVVVAFGQILPKEILQHPPLGCWNGHGSLLPRWRGAGPIQWSILEGDPETGVGIMAMEEGLDTGPVFLEQRLPIGLLENAHQLGERLSRLTADLMLEAMPAIEAAGPGPEADRWSRLNVRQQPDQGTYARMLTKDDVQLTWSDPALTTHRKVMGLYPGAVTVWKDRRLKVLATEPLIERLKDALSEDARALVGRWSTGAHSPGQVLHCSGSGLVVSTSGCPILIREAQLEGKARSSGQTLIQQLQAVPGDTMGLAANP